The proteins below are encoded in one region of Oharaeibacter diazotrophicus:
- a CDS encoding DUF924 family protein, which translates to MIPTAAEVLSFWWDAGPAAWFSADPAFDARVAAELGRAHEEAAAGRLSAWADTPDGALALILLTDQVPRNAFRGTARAFATDPIALATARHALDAGFPRVFPPVARAFFYLPFEHAEDMGAQALSVDLFRALGDRETYFYALVHLDAIRRFGRFPHRNAVLGRVSTPEEEAYLASGGFRG; encoded by the coding sequence ATGATCCCGACCGCCGCCGAGGTACTGTCGTTCTGGTGGGACGCCGGGCCCGCCGCCTGGTTCTCGGCCGATCCGGCCTTCGACGCCCGCGTCGCCGCCGAACTCGGCCGCGCCCACGAGGAGGCCGCGGCCGGGCGACTCTCCGCCTGGGCCGACACGCCGGACGGCGCGTTGGCGCTGATCCTCCTCACCGACCAGGTGCCGCGCAACGCCTTCCGCGGCACCGCGCGCGCCTTCGCGACCGATCCGATCGCGCTCGCGACAGCCCGGCACGCGCTCGACGCCGGTTTCCCGAGGGTGTTCCCGCCGGTGGCGCGCGCGTTCTTCTACCTGCCCTTCGAGCATGCCGAGGACATGGGCGCGCAGGCGCTGTCGGTCGATCTGTTCCGGGCGCTCGGCGACCGCGAGACCTATTTCTACGCCCTCGTCCACCTCGACGCGATCAGGCGATTCGGCCGTTTCCCGCATCGCAACGCCGTGCTCGGCCGCGTCTCGACGCCCGAGGAGGAGGCCTATCTCGCCTCCGGCGGCTTCCGCGGCTGA
- a CDS encoding long-chain-acyl-CoA synthetase has product MGFVERLRSEYAYLSGAIRALRRTTAIARNPDRVYPDVVADLAARFGERPALISDCETFTYSDYHRRGNRYARWALANGIGRGDTVALLMPNRPEYLAVWLGVARAGGVTALLNTNLAGASLAHCVNIVAPKIVIVAAELADVFETARPHLTGAPAIWGYGAGAPGARLDLALADLDDADVPAAERPKLTTSDRCLWIYTSGTTGMPKAANINHYRVQAIMNGFSAAMNATKDDRMYVALPLYHTSGGVLATGTVLTVGGAVVIREKFSAREFWDDLVRYDCTLFQYIGELCRYLLNTPPHPKERAHRVRLASGNGLRPDIWTAFQERFAIPQILEWYAATEGNAVLFNFDGKPGSIGRVPKWAERKFLLKVVRFDVAREEVVRGPDGRCVACGPDEVGELISEIVDDPKKPSQRFNGYADAESTRRKILENAFSEGDRWFRTGDLVRRDRLGYYYFVDRIGDTFRWKGENVATSEVAEAIGVFPGVHTANVYGVAVPDRDGRAGMAALEADDGLDLAALSRHLDERLPAYAKPVFLRRQGEIETTTTFKLKKVDLKTEGFDPNRIADELFYLDPASGTYVRLDPATYDRIVAGTVRL; this is encoded by the coding sequence ATGGGTTTCGTCGAGCGACTGAGGAGCGAGTACGCCTATCTGAGCGGCGCGATCCGCGCGCTGCGCCGGACCACCGCGATCGCGCGCAACCCCGATCGGGTCTATCCCGACGTGGTCGCCGATCTTGCCGCCCGCTTCGGCGAGCGCCCGGCCCTGATCTCGGACTGCGAGACCTTCACCTATTCCGACTACCACCGCCGCGGCAACCGCTACGCCCGTTGGGCGCTGGCGAACGGGATCGGGCGCGGCGACACCGTCGCGCTGCTGATGCCGAACCGGCCGGAGTATCTGGCGGTCTGGCTCGGCGTCGCGCGCGCAGGCGGCGTCACCGCGCTGCTCAACACCAATCTCGCCGGCGCCTCGCTCGCCCATTGCGTCAACATCGTCGCGCCGAAGATCGTGATCGTCGCCGCCGAACTGGCGGACGTCTTCGAGACCGCGCGCCCGCACCTCACCGGCGCACCGGCGATCTGGGGCTACGGCGCGGGCGCCCCCGGCGCGCGGCTCGACCTCGCGCTCGCCGATCTCGACGACGCCGACGTCCCCGCCGCCGAGCGACCGAAGCTGACCACCTCGGACCGCTGCCTGTGGATCTACACCTCGGGCACCACCGGCATGCCCAAGGCGGCGAACATCAACCACTACCGCGTCCAGGCGATCATGAACGGCTTCTCCGCCGCCATGAACGCCACGAAGGACGACCGCATGTACGTGGCGCTGCCGCTCTACCACACCTCCGGCGGCGTGCTGGCGACCGGCACCGTGCTCACCGTCGGCGGAGCCGTGGTGATCCGCGAGAAATTCTCCGCCCGCGAGTTCTGGGACGACCTGGTGCGCTACGACTGCACCCTGTTCCAGTACATCGGCGAGCTCTGCCGCTACCTGCTCAACACCCCGCCGCATCCGAAGGAACGCGCCCACCGGGTCCGCCTCGCCAGCGGCAACGGTCTGAGGCCGGACATCTGGACCGCGTTCCAGGAGCGCTTCGCCATCCCGCAGATCCTGGAATGGTACGCGGCGACGGAGGGCAACGCCGTCCTGTTCAACTTCGACGGCAAGCCAGGCTCGATCGGCCGGGTGCCGAAATGGGCCGAGCGCAAGTTCCTGCTGAAGGTCGTGCGTTTCGACGTCGCCCGCGAAGAGGTCGTCCGCGGTCCCGACGGCCGCTGCGTCGCCTGCGGCCCCGACGAGGTCGGCGAGTTGATCTCCGAGATCGTCGACGACCCGAAGAAGCCGAGCCAGCGCTTCAACGGCTACGCCGACGCCGAATCGACCCGCCGCAAGATCCTGGAGAACGCCTTCTCCGAGGGCGACCGCTGGTTCCGCACCGGCGACCTCGTCCGCCGCGACCGGCTCGGCTACTACTACTTCGTCGACCGCATCGGTGATACCTTCCGCTGGAAGGGCGAGAACGTCGCGACCTCCGAGGTCGCCGAGGCGATCGGCGTCTTCCCCGGCGTCCACACCGCCAACGTCTACGGCGTCGCCGTGCCCGATCGCGACGGCCGCGCCGGCATGGCCGCACTGGAGGCCGACGACGGTCTCGACCTCGCCGCCCTGTCGCGCCACCTCGACGAGCGGCTGCCGGCCTACGCCAAGCCGGTGTTCCTGCGCCGCCAGGGCGAGATCGAGACCACCACCACCTTCAAGTTGAAGAAGGTCGACCTCAAGACCGAGGGCTTCGACCCCAACCGAATCGCCGACGAGCTGTTCTATCTCGATCCGGCGAGCGGGACCTACGTCCGGCTCGATCCAGCGACCTACGACCGCATCGTCGCCGGTACGGTCAGGCTCTGA
- a CDS encoding copper chaperone PCu(A)C, whose translation MPNAAVPLLAAALAVLAPAPVRPVPPVVPAQAVTTAPTETTRFSAGVVEILSPWSRATQPGQKIAAAYMVLHNTGTSAVTLVSASTPVAQSVVFHDTGVKDGFMQMLPHEGGFTIPPGGEIELKPGGSHLMMVGVGRSIRVGKVYPLTLNFSDGATTTVDMVVWDVGLIRTRKP comes from the coding sequence ATGCCGAACGCCGCCGTCCCCCTCCTCGCCGCCGCCCTCGCCGTGCTGGCGCCCGCGCCGGTCCGCCCCGTGCCGCCGGTCGTGCCGGCGCAGGCGGTGACCACCGCGCCGACCGAAACGACCCGGTTCTCCGCGGGTGTCGTCGAGATCCTGTCGCCGTGGTCGCGGGCGACCCAGCCCGGCCAGAAGATCGCCGCCGCCTACATGGTCCTGCACAACACCGGCACGAGCGCGGTCACGCTGGTGTCGGCCTCGACGCCGGTGGCGCAGTCGGTCGTCTTCCACGACACCGGGGTCAAGGACGGCTTCATGCAGATGCTGCCCCACGAGGGCGGCTTCACGATCCCGCCGGGTGGCGAGATCGAACTCAAGCCGGGCGGTTCCCATCTGATGATGGTGGGCGTCGGCCGCTCGATCCGGGTGGGCAAGGTCTATCCGTTGACGCTGAACTTCTCCGACGGCGCCACCACCACCGTCGACATGGTGGTGTGGGACGTCGGCCTGATCCGAACGAGGAAGCCATGA
- a CDS encoding SCO family protein, with translation MNTVRVVRLATWLLIAVLAGATGYVIWQAETRPTTTSTVTDAAAIGGPFTLTDTTGARVTEARFAGRPHAIFFGYTHCPDVCPTTLGEMSVMLADMGAEASKLDVYFVTVDPERDTAASMKDYLSAFSDRIVGLTGTEAEVADMVAAYRVYRRKVPAPDGGADYTMDHTAAVYLFDAAGSFKGTISYGEKQEDALAKLKRLAAG, from the coding sequence ATGAACACCGTCCGCGTCGTCCGCCTCGCCACCTGGCTGCTGATCGCCGTCCTCGCCGGCGCCACCGGCTACGTGATCTGGCAGGCGGAGACGCGGCCGACGACGACCTCGACCGTGACCGACGCGGCGGCGATCGGCGGGCCGTTCACGCTGACCGACACCACCGGCGCGCGCGTCACCGAGGCGCGCTTCGCCGGCCGGCCGCACGCGATCTTCTTCGGCTACACCCATTGCCCCGACGTCTGCCCGACCACGCTCGGCGAGATGAGCGTGATGCTCGCCGACATGGGCGCGGAGGCCTCGAAGCTCGACGTCTACTTCGTCACGGTCGACCCCGAGCGCGACACCGCGGCGAGCATGAAGGACTATCTCTCGGCCTTCTCCGACCGCATCGTCGGCCTGACCGGCACCGAGGCGGAGGTCGCCGACATGGTGGCCGCCTACCGCGTCTACCGGCGCAAGGTGCCGGCCCCGGACGGCGGAGCGGACTACACCATGGACCACACCGCCGCCGTCTACCTGTTCGACGCCGCCGGAAGCTTCAAGGGCACGATCTCCTACGGCGAGAAGCAGGAGGACGCGCTCGCCAAGCTGAAGCGGCTGGCGGCGGGCTGA
- a CDS encoding sulfurtransferase TusA family protein gives MSAARGGDGAETLDLRGLLCPLPVLKTRKRLADRPAGTRIVVLATDPMAAIDIPHHCAEAGHVLLGQRRRDDGVLEFEIERGA, from the coding sequence GTGAGCGCGGCGCGCGGCGGCGACGGTGCAGAGACGCTCGACCTGCGCGGTCTCCTCTGCCCCCTTCCGGTGCTGAAGACACGCAAGCGGCTCGCCGATCGTCCGGCCGGGACGCGGATCGTTGTGCTCGCCACCGACCCGATGGCCGCGATCGACATTCCGCACCACTGCGCCGAAGCCGGGCACGTCCTGCTCGGGCAGCGTCGCCGCGACGACGGCGTGCTTGAATTCGAAATCGAACGGGGGGCGTGA
- a CDS encoding 3-hydroxybutyryl-CoA dehydrogenase, whose amino-acid sequence MVEIKTIGVIGAGQMGSGIAHVSALAGFEVSIADVSPERIEAGLATINGNLARQVAGKKITEEQRAAALARIKAIPSYDGFADTDLVIEAATENETVKRKIFQQLCPSLKPKAMVGTNTSSISITRLAASTDRPERFIGIHFMNPVPVMQLVELVRGIATEDETFDAAKVYVAKLGKTIAVSEDFPAFMVNRILLPMINEAIYTLYEGVGSVDAIDTAMRLGANHPMGPLQLADFIGLDTCLSIMQVLYEGLADSKYRPCPLLVKYVEAGWLGRKTQRGFYDYRGEHPVPTR is encoded by the coding sequence ATGGTCGAGATCAAGACGATCGGCGTGATCGGCGCCGGGCAGATGGGCAGCGGCATCGCGCACGTCTCCGCGCTGGCCGGGTTCGAGGTCAGCATCGCCGACGTGTCGCCGGAGCGCATCGAGGCCGGCCTCGCCACGATCAACGGCAATCTCGCCCGTCAGGTCGCCGGCAAGAAGATCACCGAGGAGCAGCGCGCCGCCGCCCTCGCGCGCATCAAGGCGATCCCGTCCTACGACGGCTTCGCGGACACCGACCTCGTCATCGAGGCGGCGACCGAGAACGAGACCGTCAAGCGCAAGATCTTCCAGCAGCTCTGCCCGTCGCTGAAGCCCAAGGCGATGGTCGGCACCAACACCTCGTCGATCTCGATCACGCGCCTCGCCGCCTCGACCGACCGGCCCGAGCGTTTCATCGGCATCCACTTCATGAACCCGGTGCCGGTGATGCAGCTCGTCGAGCTGGTCCGCGGCATCGCCACCGAGGACGAGACATTCGACGCCGCCAAGGTCTACGTCGCCAAGCTCGGCAAGACCATCGCCGTGTCCGAGGACTTCCCGGCGTTCATGGTCAACCGCATCCTGCTGCCGATGATCAACGAGGCGATCTACACCCTCTACGAGGGCGTCGGCAGCGTGGACGCCATCGACACCGCCATGCGGCTCGGCGCCAACCACCCGATGGGCCCGCTGCAGCTCGCCGACTTCATCGGCCTCGACACCTGTCTGTCGATCATGCAGGTGCTCTACGAGGGCCTCGCCGATTCCAAGTACCGGCCCTGCCCGCTCCTGGTGAAATACGTCGAGGCCGGCTGGCTCGGCCGCAAGACCCAGCGCGGCTTCTACGACTACCGCGGCGAGCACCCGGTCCCGACCCGCTGA
- a CDS encoding electron transfer flavoprotein subunit alpha/FixB family protein has product MAILLLAEHDGTVVKDSTHKALTAAAAMGGDVHVLVAGAGVSAAAAAAGKLSGVAKVLVADDASLAHQLAEPLAALIVSLAKGYDAVVAPATSVAKNALPRAAALLDVMQISDVTAVVSADTFERPIYAGNAIQTVKSNDPVKVVTVRTASFKAADEGGSAPVEAVAVPADPGVSSFVGEALSKNDRPELTSAKIIVSGGRALGSAEKFQAVVVPLADKLGAAVGASRAAVDAGYAPNDWQVGQTGKVVAPDLYVALGISGAIQHLAGMKDSKVIVAVNKDEEAPIFQVADYGLVGDLFDVVPELTKALG; this is encoded by the coding sequence ATGGCCATCCTCCTCCTCGCCGAGCACGACGGCACCGTCGTCAAGGACTCCACCCACAAGGCGCTGACCGCCGCCGCCGCGATGGGCGGCGACGTCCACGTGCTGGTCGCCGGCGCCGGCGTCTCGGCCGCGGCCGCCGCCGCGGGCAAGCTCTCCGGTGTCGCCAAGGTGCTGGTCGCCGACGACGCTTCGCTCGCCCACCAGCTCGCCGAACCGCTGGCGGCGCTGATCGTCTCGCTCGCCAAGGGCTACGACGCCGTCGTCGCCCCGGCGACCTCGGTCGCCAAGAACGCCCTGCCGCGCGCCGCCGCGCTGCTCGACGTCATGCAGATCTCCGACGTCACCGCGGTGGTCTCGGCCGACACCTTCGAGCGCCCGATCTACGCCGGCAACGCCATCCAGACCGTCAAGTCCAACGACCCGGTCAAGGTCGTCACCGTGCGCACCGCCTCCTTCAAGGCGGCGGACGAAGGCGGTTCGGCCCCGGTCGAGGCGGTCGCCGTGCCGGCCGATCCGGGCGTGTCGTCCTTCGTCGGCGAGGCGCTGTCGAAGAACGACCGCCCCGAGCTGACCTCGGCGAAGATCATCGTCTCCGGTGGTCGCGCGCTCGGCTCGGCGGAGAAGTTCCAGGCCGTGGTGGTGCCGCTCGCCGACAAGCTCGGCGCCGCGGTCGGCGCCTCGCGCGCCGCGGTCGACGCCGGCTACGCCCCGAACGACTGGCAGGTCGGCCAGACCGGCAAGGTCGTGGCGCCGGACCTCTACGTCGCCCTCGGCATCTCCGGCGCGATCCAGCATCTCGCCGGCATGAAGGACTCCAAGGTGATCGTCGCCGTCAACAAGGACGAGGAGGCCCCGATCTTCCAGGTGGCCGACTACGGACTTGTCGGCGACCTCTTCGACGTCGTACCAGAACTCACCAAGGCTCTCGGCTGA
- a CDS encoding electron transfer flavoprotein subunit beta/FixA family protein: MKILVPVKRVVDYNVKIRVKPDGSGVDLANVKMSMNPFDEIAVEEALRLKEAGKATEVVVVSIGPAQAQETLRTALAMGADRGILVQTDATVEPLAVAKILKAVATAEGPGLVILGKQAIDDDCNQTGQMLAALTGWGQGTFASKVEIGEGSVDVTREVDGGLQTVKLALPAIVTTDLRLNEPRYASLPNIMKAKKKPLDTKTPADFGVDVAPRLTVVKTTEPKGRSAGVKVASAAELVAKLKTEAGVL, translated from the coding sequence ATGAAGATCCTGGTGCCCGTGAAGCGGGTGGTCGACTACAACGTCAAGATCCGGGTCAAGCCCGACGGTTCGGGCGTCGACCTCGCCAACGTGAAGATGTCGATGAACCCCTTCGACGAGATCGCCGTCGAGGAGGCGCTGCGGCTGAAGGAGGCCGGCAAGGCGACCGAGGTCGTCGTGGTCTCGATCGGCCCGGCGCAGGCGCAGGAGACGCTGCGCACCGCCCTCGCCATGGGCGCCGACCGCGGCATCCTGGTCCAGACCGACGCCACCGTCGAGCCGCTCGCCGTCGCCAAGATCCTGAAGGCGGTCGCCACCGCCGAAGGCCCGGGCCTCGTGATCCTCGGCAAGCAGGCGATCGACGACGACTGCAACCAGACCGGCCAGATGCTGGCCGCGCTGACCGGCTGGGGCCAGGGTACCTTCGCCTCCAAGGTCGAGATCGGCGAGGGCTCCGTCGACGTCACCCGCGAGGTCGACGGCGGTCTGCAGACGGTGAAGCTGGCGCTGCCGGCGATCGTCACCACGGACCTGCGCCTCAACGAGCCGCGCTACGCCTCGCTGCCCAACATCATGAAGGCGAAGAAGAAGCCGCTCGACACCAAGACCCCGGCCGACTTCGGCGTCGACGTCGCCCCGCGCCTGACGGTGGTGAAGACGACCGAGCCGAAGGGCCGCTCCGCGGGCGTCAAGGTGGCCTCGGCCGCCGAACTCGTCGCCAAGCTCAAGACCGAAGCCGGCGTGCTCTGA
- a CDS encoding rhomboid family intramembrane serine protease has translation MFVPLYDHNPLEHVRRPYVNWALIVVTCLVWLVVESPVGFGALAGAAYGYGLTPAVLFGDMRPFAPSALPEWTTLVTYAFVHADLWHLLGNVVFLWVFGDNVEDAMGHLRYLVFYLVAAVAAGLFHAVMMPTADGPLVGASGAIAAVVAAYLVLHPRTKLWILAFGRIPLRLSARWPLLIWVATQFVSIFSGGDEPIGWYAHVGGLVTGAVLILVMRRPDVPLFDRGLAA, from the coding sequence ATGTTCGTGCCGCTCTACGACCACAACCCGCTGGAACACGTCCGCCGGCCCTACGTGAACTGGGCGCTGATCGTCGTCACCTGCCTCGTCTGGCTGGTGGTCGAGAGCCCGGTCGGCTTCGGCGCCCTCGCCGGCGCCGCCTACGGCTACGGCCTGACGCCGGCGGTGCTCTTCGGCGACATGCGCCCGTTCGCCCCGTCGGCGCTGCCGGAATGGACGACGCTCGTCACCTACGCCTTCGTCCACGCCGACCTCTGGCACCTCCTCGGCAACGTCGTCTTCCTCTGGGTGTTCGGCGACAACGTCGAGGACGCCATGGGGCACCTGCGCTACCTCGTGTTCTACCTCGTCGCGGCCGTGGCCGCCGGCCTGTTCCACGCCGTGATGATGCCGACCGCCGACGGCCCGCTGGTCGGCGCCTCCGGGGCGATCGCCGCTGTGGTGGCGGCCTATCTGGTGCTGCACCCGCGCACCAAGCTCTGGATTCTCGCCTTCGGCCGCATCCCGCTGCGCCTGTCGGCGCGCTGGCCGCTGCTGATCTGGGTCGCCACCCAGTTCGTTTCGATCTTCTCCGGCGGCGACGAGCCGATCGGCTGGTACGCCCACGTCGGCGGCCTCGTCACCGGCGCCGTGCTGATCCTGGTGATGCGCCGGCCGGACGTGCCGCTGTTCGATCGCGGGCTGGCGGCGTAG